From one Brachypodium distachyon strain Bd21 chromosome 4, Brachypodium_distachyon_v3.0, whole genome shotgun sequence genomic stretch:
- the LOC100840874 gene encoding uncharacterized protein LOC100840874 isoform X3, producing the protein MRAYSVASQTMLIWTSGSVLLRSVINLQELEFFGLGSSRLPLPARGLLLASIFRFSPTLRVVHIRSCKLPDGTDQGLKFPLLKERKLYYVAISEYSLHNIILGCPALDSLVICDCCGFRCVRINSLSLRRIEVEPSPSWYLGHKEVRFEELVIENAPCLRRLLQVGYRDDILISVICSPKLEALSCKLEQDSSTKILFGSMVIQGLQVHDLTMVVRTVKILAVDMNPLSLDTVIYLMKCFPCLEKLYIRILATFGGPNNLWRRKHQKLLRCLDIRLKTIVLEYYRGIKTQVSFNQHKKLLLENRASRDAQFHFTTGYCFPYSWFI; encoded by the exons atgagGGCCTACTCCGTGGCGTCGCAGACGATGCTAATCTGGACATCTGGCTCGGTTCTGCTGCGCTCCGTAATTAACCTCCAGGAGCTCGAGTTCTTCGGTTTAGGTTCTTCGAGGCTTCCATTGCCAGCCAGGGGCCTGCTGCTAGCATCAATCTTCCGCTTCTCTCCAACCCTTCGGGTTGTCCACATCCGTAGCTGCAAGCTTCCCGACGGCACTGACCAAGGGCTTAAATTCCCCTTGCTTAAGGAGCGCAAACTTTACTATGTCGCCATCTCGGAGTACTCATTGCACAACATAATTCTTGGATGCCCCGCTCTTGACTCCTTGGTAATTTGTGACTGCTGTGGCTTTCGTTGCGTCCGAATCAACTCCCTTAGCCTTAGAAGGATCGAGGTGGAACCTTCACCTTCATGGTACCTTGGCCATAAAGAAGTCCGATTTGAGGAGCTCGTCATTGAGAATGCCCCTTGTCTCAGACGGTTGCTCCAGGTTGGTTATCGCGATGATATACTTATATCAGTAATCTGTTCACCTAAGCTGGAGGCCTTGAGCTGCAAATTGGAGCAGGACAGCTCCACCAAAATCTTGTTTGGCTCTATGGTTATTCAG GGATTGCAGGTTCATGACCTAACGATGGTGGTGCGCACGGTCAAAATTTTAGCTGTTGATATGAACCCTCTTAGTTTGGATACAGTTATTTACCTAATGAAATGCTTTCCGTGCTTGGAGAAGTTATACATCAGA ATACTTGCAACGTTCGGGGGCCCCAACAATTTGTGGCGTCGTAAACACCAGAAGCTGTTAAGATGTCTTGACATCCGTCTAAAGACAATAGTGCTGGAATACTATCGGGGCATCAAGACACAAGTTAGCTTTA ACCAACACAAGAAGCTTTTGCTAGAGAACAGGGCTTCCAGGGATGCTCAATTTCATTTTACGACTGGTTATTGTTTCCCCTATTCTTGGTTTATCTAG
- the LOC100840874 gene encoding uncharacterized protein LOC100840874 isoform X2: MRAYSVASQTMLIWTSGSVLLRSVINLQELEFFGLGSSRLPLPARGLLLASIFRFSPTLRVVHIRSCKLPDGTDQGLKFPLLKERKLYYVAISEYSLHNIILGCPALDSLVICDCCGFRCVRINSLSLRRIEVEPSPSWYLGHKEVRFEELVIENAPCLRRLLQVGYRDDILISVICSPKLEALSCKLEQDSSTKILFGSMVIQVHDLTMVVRTVKILAVDMNPLSLDTVIYLMKCFPCLEKLYIRILATFGGPNNLWRRKHQKLLRCLDIRLKTIVLEYYRGIKTQVSFSTFFVLNARRLESMTLGIGREDNTKWFIADQHKKLLLENRASRDAQFHFTTGYCFPYSWFI, encoded by the exons atgagGGCCTACTCCGTGGCGTCGCAGACGATGCTAATCTGGACATCTGGCTCGGTTCTGCTGCGCTCCGTAATTAACCTCCAGGAGCTCGAGTTCTTCGGTTTAGGTTCTTCGAGGCTTCCATTGCCAGCCAGGGGCCTGCTGCTAGCATCAATCTTCCGCTTCTCTCCAACCCTTCGGGTTGTCCACATCCGTAGCTGCAAGCTTCCCGACGGCACTGACCAAGGGCTTAAATTCCCCTTGCTTAAGGAGCGCAAACTTTACTATGTCGCCATCTCGGAGTACTCATTGCACAACATAATTCTTGGATGCCCCGCTCTTGACTCCTTGGTAATTTGTGACTGCTGTGGCTTTCGTTGCGTCCGAATCAACTCCCTTAGCCTTAGAAGGATCGAGGTGGAACCTTCACCTTCATGGTACCTTGGCCATAAAGAAGTCCGATTTGAGGAGCTCGTCATTGAGAATGCCCCTTGTCTCAGACGGTTGCTCCAGGTTGGTTATCGCGATGATATACTTATATCAGTAATCTGTTCACCTAAGCTGGAGGCCTTGAGCTGCAAATTGGAGCAGGACAGCTCCACCAAAATCTTGTTTGGCTCTATGGTTATTCAG GTTCATGACCTAACGATGGTGGTGCGCACGGTCAAAATTTTAGCTGTTGATATGAACCCTCTTAGTTTGGATACAGTTATTTACCTAATGAAATGCTTTCCGTGCTTGGAGAAGTTATACATCAGA ATACTTGCAACGTTCGGGGGCCCCAACAATTTGTGGCGTCGTAAACACCAGAAGCTGTTAAGATGTCTTGACATCCGTCTAAAGACAATAGTGCTGGAATACTATCGGGGCATCAAGACACAAGTTAGCTTTAGTACGTTCTTTGTATTGAACGCAAGAAGGCTAGAGTCGATGACACTTGGCATCGGACGTGAAGATAACACGAAGTGGTTTATTGCAGACCAACACAAGAAGCTTTTGCTAGAGAACAGGGCTTCCAGGGATGCTCAATTTCATTTTACGACTGGTTATTGTTTCCCCTATTCTTGGTTTATCTAG
- the LOC100840874 gene encoding uncharacterized protein LOC100840874 isoform X1, translating into MRAYSVASQTMLIWTSGSVLLRSVINLQELEFFGLGSSRLPLPARGLLLASIFRFSPTLRVVHIRSCKLPDGTDQGLKFPLLKERKLYYVAISEYSLHNIILGCPALDSLVICDCCGFRCVRINSLSLRRIEVEPSPSWYLGHKEVRFEELVIENAPCLRRLLQVGYRDDILISVICSPKLEALSCKLEQDSSTKILFGSMVIQGLQVHDLTMVVRTVKILAVDMNPLSLDTVIYLMKCFPCLEKLYIRILATFGGPNNLWRRKHQKLLRCLDIRLKTIVLEYYRGIKTQVSFSTFFVLNARRLESMTLGIGREDNTKWFIADQHKKLLLENRASRDAQFHFTTGYCFPYSWFI; encoded by the exons atgagGGCCTACTCCGTGGCGTCGCAGACGATGCTAATCTGGACATCTGGCTCGGTTCTGCTGCGCTCCGTAATTAACCTCCAGGAGCTCGAGTTCTTCGGTTTAGGTTCTTCGAGGCTTCCATTGCCAGCCAGGGGCCTGCTGCTAGCATCAATCTTCCGCTTCTCTCCAACCCTTCGGGTTGTCCACATCCGTAGCTGCAAGCTTCCCGACGGCACTGACCAAGGGCTTAAATTCCCCTTGCTTAAGGAGCGCAAACTTTACTATGTCGCCATCTCGGAGTACTCATTGCACAACATAATTCTTGGATGCCCCGCTCTTGACTCCTTGGTAATTTGTGACTGCTGTGGCTTTCGTTGCGTCCGAATCAACTCCCTTAGCCTTAGAAGGATCGAGGTGGAACCTTCACCTTCATGGTACCTTGGCCATAAAGAAGTCCGATTTGAGGAGCTCGTCATTGAGAATGCCCCTTGTCTCAGACGGTTGCTCCAGGTTGGTTATCGCGATGATATACTTATATCAGTAATCTGTTCACCTAAGCTGGAGGCCTTGAGCTGCAAATTGGAGCAGGACAGCTCCACCAAAATCTTGTTTGGCTCTATGGTTATTCAG GGATTGCAGGTTCATGACCTAACGATGGTGGTGCGCACGGTCAAAATTTTAGCTGTTGATATGAACCCTCTTAGTTTGGATACAGTTATTTACCTAATGAAATGCTTTCCGTGCTTGGAGAAGTTATACATCAGA ATACTTGCAACGTTCGGGGGCCCCAACAATTTGTGGCGTCGTAAACACCAGAAGCTGTTAAGATGTCTTGACATCCGTCTAAAGACAATAGTGCTGGAATACTATCGGGGCATCAAGACACAAGTTAGCTTTAGTACGTTCTTTGTATTGAACGCAAGAAGGCTAGAGTCGATGACACTTGGCATCGGACGTGAAGATAACACGAAGTGGTTTATTGCAGACCAACACAAGAAGCTTTTGCTAGAGAACAGGGCTTCCAGGGATGCTCAATTTCATTTTACGACTGGTTATTGTTTCCCCTATTCTTGGTTTATCTAG